From a single Centropristis striata isolate RG_2023a ecotype Rhode Island chromosome 14, C.striata_1.0, whole genome shotgun sequence genomic region:
- the pdcd6ip gene encoding programmed cell death 6-interacting protein isoform X1: MATFISVPLKKSSEVDLVKPLSKFVTATYPAGEEQAEYIRAVEELNKLRRSALGRPLDKHESSLEILLRYYDQLCAVEPKFPFCENQLCLTFTWKDAFDKGSLFGGSVKLALASLGYEKTCVLFNAAALASQIASEQNLDNDEGLKAAARYYQLASGAFGHIKDTVLSALNREPTMDISPETVGTLSQIMLAQAQEVFFLKATSDKMKDAVIAKLANQAADFYGDAFKQCQYKDNLPKYFYFQEVLPVLAAKHCIMQANAELHQSVLAKQKKRFGEEIARLQHAAELVKTVASRYDEYVSVKDLSDKISRALAAAKKDNDFIYHDRVPEIKDLEHIGKAALVKSTAITPPLSQKFTDLFEKMVPMAVQQSMSIYNQRKAETVNRLVGTMREATNLCNGVLASLNLPAALEDLSGDSIPQSIAEKARAIVQMGGLQSIEQLIKDLPELLTRNREILDESLKMLDDEETTDNELRTKFNQRWNRTPSGDLYKPLRAEGANFRNILDKAVQADQVVRDRYTAHCDMITLLCKPENELNAAIPSANPTKTLQGSEVVNVLRSQLAQLDEMKKERETLEGEIKAVTFDMSTTFLTALAHDGAISEEQLSLSQLDQLYGSYNQRVQATLRTQEDLLGQVQTSHQEFSSLKQSNTEANQREEVLKKLASAHDSYVEISNNLREGTKFYNDLTEILLKFQNKCSDIVFARKTERDELLKDLQQSIAREPSAPNFNVPAYQSTPAAPAAGNPTPAPRTVFAQQPQQAPQQPQAKPMPPARPPPPSFNPQAASAAPTNAPPTGPPNTNPPPVAPPSQAQGPPYPNYQGYPGYYQMPMGYNPYAYGQYNMPNMPYMPYQQNPGQGGYPAAPPAGQPYPGYPQQPPQQQPYYPQQ, from the exons ATGGCGACGTTTATTTCAGTCCCGTTGAAAAAGTCCTCTGAGGTGGATCTGGTGAAACCGTTGTCGAAATTTGTTACAGCCACATATCCAGCAGGCGAGGAGCAGGCGGAGTATATCCGCGCCGTGGAGGAGTTGAACAAGCTCCGCAGGAGCGCGTTAGGAAGGCCGCTGGACAAACACGAGAGCTCCCTGGAGATCCTGCTCAG ataCTATGACCAACTGTGTGCTGTTGAGCCCAAGTTCCCCTTCTGTGAAAACCAG CTCTGCCTAACCTTCACATGGAAAGATGCCTTTGATAAAGGATCTTTGTTCGGTGGCTCAGTCAAGCTcg CTTTGGCTAGTTTGGGCTACGAGAAGACATGTGTGCTGTTCAACGCAGCAGCGTTGGCCAGTCAGATCGCCTCCGAGCAGAATCTGGACAATGACGAGGGACTGAAGGCTGCAGCCAGATACTATCAG CTGGCCAGCGGAGCGTTTGGCCACATCAAGGACACAGTGCTGTCGGCGCTGAACAGGGAGCCCACCATGGACATCTCCCCAGAGACCGTGGGCACCCTGAGCCAGATCATGCTGGCCCAGGCCCAAGAGGTCTTCTTCCTCAAAGCCACTTCAG ATAAGATGAAAGATGCTGTTATCGCAAAGCTGGCCAATCAGGCAGCAGATTTCTACGGCGACGCCTTCAAGCAGTGCCAGTACAAAGACAACCTTCCCAAG tatttttattttcaggaaGTGCTGCCGGTGCTGGCGGCCAAACACTGCATCATGCAAGCCAACGCTGAGTTGCACCAGAGTGTCCTGGCCAAGCAGAAGAAGCGCTTTGGAGAGGAGATCGCTCGCCTGCAG CACGCAGCAGAGTTGGTGAAGACTGTGGCGTCTCGTTATGACGAATATGTGAGTGTCAAGGACCTGAGTGACAAGATCAGCCGCGCCCTCGCCGCAGCCAAGAAAGACAATGACTTTATCTACCACGACCGTGTGCCTGAGATCAAGGATCTGGAACATATCGGCAAGGCAGCGCTGGTCAAATCCACCGCAATCACACCTCCACTTAGCCAGAAATTCACAG ACTTGTTTGAGAAGATGGTCCCCATGGCGGTGCAGCAGTCTATGAGCATTTATAACCAGAGGAAGGCTGAGACTGTAAACAGACTGGTGGGGACGATGAGGGAGGCCACCAATCTCTGTAACGG GGTGTTGGCATCTCTCAACCTGCCAGCTGCTCTGGAGGACCTATCAGGAGACTCTATCCCACAATCCATTGCTGAGAAGGCCCGTGCCATCGTTCAGATGGGAGGACTGCAGAGCATCGAGCAGCTAATCAAAGACCTCCCTGAGCTTCTGACCCGCAACAGAGAGATCCTGGACGAG TCCCTGAAGATGTTGGACGACGAAGAGACGACAGACAACGAGCTGAGAACCAAGTTCAACCAGCGCTGGAACAGAACCCCTTCTGGAGACCTCTACAAGCCCCTCcgtgcag AGGGAGCTAACTTCCGCAACATCTTGGACAAGGCTGTGCAGGCGGACCAGGTGGTGAGGGACCGCTACACTGCCCACTGTGACATGATCACCCTGCTGTGTAAACCAGAGAACGAGCTCAATGCTGCCATCCCCTCCGCCAACCCCACCAAGACGCTGCAGGGCAGCGAG GTCGTGAACGTGCTGCGCTCCCAGCTCGCTCAGCTGGACGAGATGAAGAAGGAAAGAGAGACGCTGGAGGGAGAGATCAAGGCCGTGACCTTTGACATGTCTACCACCTTCCTGACAGCGCTCGCCCACGACGGGGCCATCAGCGAGGAGCAGCTGTCCCTCTCCCAGCTCGACCAGTTGTATGGCAGCTACAACCAGAGGGTACAGGCCACGCTCCGCACGCAGGAAGACCTGCTGGGACAAGTTCAG ACGTCCCACCAAGAGTTCAGCAGCCTGAAACAGTCCAACACAGAGGCCAACCAGAGGGAGGAGGTCCTGAAGAAGCTGGCTTCAGCCCATGACAGCTACGTTGAGATCAGCAACAACCTGCGCGAAGGCACCAAG TTCTACAACGACCTGACAGAAATCCTGCTTAAGTTCCAGAACAAATGCAGCGACATCGTTTTCGCTCGCAAGACAGAGCGGGATGAACTACTTAA GGACCTGCAGCAGAGCATCGCCCGAGAGCCCAGCGCTCCAAACTTCAACGTTCCTGCATATCAGAGCACCCCAGCTGCCCCGGCTGCTGGCAACCCAACCCCTGCACCCAGGACCGTCTTT GCCCAGCAGCCTCAACAAGCCCCACAGCAGCCCCAGGCGAAGCCCATGCCCCCTGCCAGGCCTCCTCCACCCAGCTTCAACCCTCAGGCAGCTTCAGCAGCTCCCACCAATGCACCACCCACTGGCCCTCCCAACACCAACCCACCACCTGTGGCTCCACCATCCCAGGCCCAGGGGCCACCTTACCCCAACTATCAAGGCTATCCAGG ATACTACCAGATGCCAATGGGCTACAACCCCTACGCTTACGGCCAGTACAACATGCCCAACATGCCCTACATGCCCTACCAGCAGAATCCAGGACAGGGAGGCTACCCAGCAGCCCCTCCTGCAGGACAACCGTACCCTGGCTACCCCCAACAGCCCCCCCAGCAGCAGCCCTACTACCCTCAGCAATAA
- the pdcd6ip gene encoding programmed cell death 6-interacting protein isoform X2: MATFISVPLKKSSEVDLVKPLSKFVTATYPAGEEQAEYIRAVEELNKLRRSALGRPLDKHESSLEILLRYYDQLCAVEPKFPFCENQLCLTFTWKDAFDKGSLFGGSVKLALASLGYEKTCVLFNAAALASQIASEQNLDNDEGLKAAARYYQLASGAFGHIKDTVLSALNREPTMDISPETVGTLSQIMLAQAQEVFFLKATSDKMKDAVIAKLANQAADFYGDAFKQCQYKDNLPKEVLPVLAAKHCIMQANAELHQSVLAKQKKRFGEEIARLQHAAELVKTVASRYDEYVSVKDLSDKISRALAAAKKDNDFIYHDRVPEIKDLEHIGKAALVKSTAITPPLSQKFTDLFEKMVPMAVQQSMSIYNQRKAETVNRLVGTMREATNLCNGVLASLNLPAALEDLSGDSIPQSIAEKARAIVQMGGLQSIEQLIKDLPELLTRNREILDESLKMLDDEETTDNELRTKFNQRWNRTPSGDLYKPLRAEGANFRNILDKAVQADQVVRDRYTAHCDMITLLCKPENELNAAIPSANPTKTLQGSEVVNVLRSQLAQLDEMKKERETLEGEIKAVTFDMSTTFLTALAHDGAISEEQLSLSQLDQLYGSYNQRVQATLRTQEDLLGQVQTSHQEFSSLKQSNTEANQREEVLKKLASAHDSYVEISNNLREGTKFYNDLTEILLKFQNKCSDIVFARKTERDELLKDLQQSIAREPSAPNFNVPAYQSTPAAPAAGNPTPAPRTVFAQQPQQAPQQPQAKPMPPARPPPPSFNPQAASAAPTNAPPTGPPNTNPPPVAPPSQAQGPPYPNYQGYPGYYQMPMGYNPYAYGQYNMPNMPYMPYQQNPGQGGYPAAPPAGQPYPGYPQQPPQQQPYYPQQ, from the exons ATGGCGACGTTTATTTCAGTCCCGTTGAAAAAGTCCTCTGAGGTGGATCTGGTGAAACCGTTGTCGAAATTTGTTACAGCCACATATCCAGCAGGCGAGGAGCAGGCGGAGTATATCCGCGCCGTGGAGGAGTTGAACAAGCTCCGCAGGAGCGCGTTAGGAAGGCCGCTGGACAAACACGAGAGCTCCCTGGAGATCCTGCTCAG ataCTATGACCAACTGTGTGCTGTTGAGCCCAAGTTCCCCTTCTGTGAAAACCAG CTCTGCCTAACCTTCACATGGAAAGATGCCTTTGATAAAGGATCTTTGTTCGGTGGCTCAGTCAAGCTcg CTTTGGCTAGTTTGGGCTACGAGAAGACATGTGTGCTGTTCAACGCAGCAGCGTTGGCCAGTCAGATCGCCTCCGAGCAGAATCTGGACAATGACGAGGGACTGAAGGCTGCAGCCAGATACTATCAG CTGGCCAGCGGAGCGTTTGGCCACATCAAGGACACAGTGCTGTCGGCGCTGAACAGGGAGCCCACCATGGACATCTCCCCAGAGACCGTGGGCACCCTGAGCCAGATCATGCTGGCCCAGGCCCAAGAGGTCTTCTTCCTCAAAGCCACTTCAG ATAAGATGAAAGATGCTGTTATCGCAAAGCTGGCCAATCAGGCAGCAGATTTCTACGGCGACGCCTTCAAGCAGTGCCAGTACAAAGACAACCTTCCCAAG gaaGTGCTGCCGGTGCTGGCGGCCAAACACTGCATCATGCAAGCCAACGCTGAGTTGCACCAGAGTGTCCTGGCCAAGCAGAAGAAGCGCTTTGGAGAGGAGATCGCTCGCCTGCAG CACGCAGCAGAGTTGGTGAAGACTGTGGCGTCTCGTTATGACGAATATGTGAGTGTCAAGGACCTGAGTGACAAGATCAGCCGCGCCCTCGCCGCAGCCAAGAAAGACAATGACTTTATCTACCACGACCGTGTGCCTGAGATCAAGGATCTGGAACATATCGGCAAGGCAGCGCTGGTCAAATCCACCGCAATCACACCTCCACTTAGCCAGAAATTCACAG ACTTGTTTGAGAAGATGGTCCCCATGGCGGTGCAGCAGTCTATGAGCATTTATAACCAGAGGAAGGCTGAGACTGTAAACAGACTGGTGGGGACGATGAGGGAGGCCACCAATCTCTGTAACGG GGTGTTGGCATCTCTCAACCTGCCAGCTGCTCTGGAGGACCTATCAGGAGACTCTATCCCACAATCCATTGCTGAGAAGGCCCGTGCCATCGTTCAGATGGGAGGACTGCAGAGCATCGAGCAGCTAATCAAAGACCTCCCTGAGCTTCTGACCCGCAACAGAGAGATCCTGGACGAG TCCCTGAAGATGTTGGACGACGAAGAGACGACAGACAACGAGCTGAGAACCAAGTTCAACCAGCGCTGGAACAGAACCCCTTCTGGAGACCTCTACAAGCCCCTCcgtgcag AGGGAGCTAACTTCCGCAACATCTTGGACAAGGCTGTGCAGGCGGACCAGGTGGTGAGGGACCGCTACACTGCCCACTGTGACATGATCACCCTGCTGTGTAAACCAGAGAACGAGCTCAATGCTGCCATCCCCTCCGCCAACCCCACCAAGACGCTGCAGGGCAGCGAG GTCGTGAACGTGCTGCGCTCCCAGCTCGCTCAGCTGGACGAGATGAAGAAGGAAAGAGAGACGCTGGAGGGAGAGATCAAGGCCGTGACCTTTGACATGTCTACCACCTTCCTGACAGCGCTCGCCCACGACGGGGCCATCAGCGAGGAGCAGCTGTCCCTCTCCCAGCTCGACCAGTTGTATGGCAGCTACAACCAGAGGGTACAGGCCACGCTCCGCACGCAGGAAGACCTGCTGGGACAAGTTCAG ACGTCCCACCAAGAGTTCAGCAGCCTGAAACAGTCCAACACAGAGGCCAACCAGAGGGAGGAGGTCCTGAAGAAGCTGGCTTCAGCCCATGACAGCTACGTTGAGATCAGCAACAACCTGCGCGAAGGCACCAAG TTCTACAACGACCTGACAGAAATCCTGCTTAAGTTCCAGAACAAATGCAGCGACATCGTTTTCGCTCGCAAGACAGAGCGGGATGAACTACTTAA GGACCTGCAGCAGAGCATCGCCCGAGAGCCCAGCGCTCCAAACTTCAACGTTCCTGCATATCAGAGCACCCCAGCTGCCCCGGCTGCTGGCAACCCAACCCCTGCACCCAGGACCGTCTTT GCCCAGCAGCCTCAACAAGCCCCACAGCAGCCCCAGGCGAAGCCCATGCCCCCTGCCAGGCCTCCTCCACCCAGCTTCAACCCTCAGGCAGCTTCAGCAGCTCCCACCAATGCACCACCCACTGGCCCTCCCAACACCAACCCACCACCTGTGGCTCCACCATCCCAGGCCCAGGGGCCACCTTACCCCAACTATCAAGGCTATCCAGG ATACTACCAGATGCCAATGGGCTACAACCCCTACGCTTACGGCCAGTACAACATGCCCAACATGCCCTACATGCCCTACCAGCAGAATCCAGGACAGGGAGGCTACCCAGCAGCCCCTCCTGCAGGACAACCGTACCCTGGCTACCCCCAACAGCCCCCCCAGCAGCAGCCCTACTACCCTCAGCAATAA